In the genome of Candidatus Methylomirabilota bacterium, one region contains:
- a CDS encoding GTP-binding protein — translation MNQQRPDIRNVAIIAHVDHGKTTLVDAMLWQSGIFRANEHVAERVMDSIDLEREKGITIMAKNTSIHYKDVKINIVDTPGHADFGGEVERTLTLVDGVLLLVDAAEGPLPQTRFVLKKALEAKLTPVVVINKIDRQDARAAQVLDEVYDLFIDLDATEDQLEFPVLYTDARKGIAKRSLEEEGKTLAPLFETLVATIPPPQFEESAGLQLRATSLDWDDYVGRLVIGRIVSGRIRQADRVAVVHRDGSVEPGKVTVLYGYEGLKRVEIPEATAGELVAVAGIDSVEIGETIADAENPVALPVMHIDEPTVSMLYSSNISPFSGKEGRFVTSTQLRERLWKERRTNVAIRVEET, via the coding sequence GTGAATCAGCAGCGGCCGGACATCCGTAACGTCGCCATCATCGCCCACGTCGACCACGGCAAGACCACCCTCGTGGATGCCATGCTGTGGCAGTCGGGCATCTTCCGCGCCAACGAGCACGTGGCCGAGCGGGTCATGGACTCGATCGACCTCGAGCGCGAGAAGGGCATCACGATCATGGCGAAGAACACGTCCATTCACTACAAGGACGTGAAGATCAACATCGTGGACACGCCCGGCCACGCCGACTTCGGGGGCGAGGTGGAGCGGACGCTCACCCTCGTGGACGGGGTGCTGCTCCTCGTGGATGCCGCGGAAGGGCCCCTACCGCAGACGCGCTTCGTGCTGAAGAAGGCGCTGGAGGCCAAGCTCACGCCGGTGGTGGTCATCAACAAGATCGACCGCCAGGATGCGCGCGCCGCCCAGGTGCTGGACGAGGTCTACGACCTCTTCATCGACCTCGACGCCACCGAGGATCAGCTCGAGTTCCCGGTCCTCTACACCGACGCGCGCAAGGGCATCGCCAAGCGCTCGCTCGAGGAGGAGGGGAAGACTCTCGCCCCGCTCTTCGAGACACTCGTGGCCACGATCCCGCCGCCGCAGTTCGAGGAGAGCGCGGGACTCCAGCTCCGGGCGACCTCGCTCGACTGGGACGACTATGTGGGGCGCCTCGTGATCGGCCGCATCGTCAGCGGCCGCATCCGCCAGGCCGACCGCGTGGCCGTGGTCCACCGCGACGGCAGCGTGGAGCCCGGCAAGGTGACCGTGCTCTACGGCTACGAGGGGCTCAAGCGCGTGGAGATCCCCGAGGCCACCGCGGGCGAGCTGGTGGCGGTGGCGGGCATCGACAGCGTGGAGATCGGCGAGACCATCGCGGACGCGGAGAATCCGGTGGCCCTGCCCGTCATGCACATCGACGAGCCCACCGTCTCCATGCTCTACTCCTCGAACATCTCGCCGTTCTCGGGCAAGGAAGGGCGCTTCGTCACCTCCACCCAGCTCCGCGAGCGGCTGTGGAAGGAGCGGCGCACCAACGTCGCCATCCGCGTGGAGGAGACGGA
- a CDS encoding peptidylprolyl isomerase: MRLNALVTIACALMLATALAGTSMTALAQTPKPAEPAKGFRPVKQTAVITMEKGGEIVIEFYPADAPKTVENFVKLTNKGFYNGLTFHRREEGFVIQGGDPKGNGMGGPGYTIPAEFNKQKHVRGAVAMARTQDPNSAGSQFYICLATANFLDGQYTVFGIVTKGMDVVDKVKVGDKMKTVKIVEVAQ; the protein is encoded by the coding sequence GTGCGACTGAACGCCCTCGTGACGATTGCCTGTGCGCTCATGCTCGCGACCGCCCTGGCCGGGACGAGCATGACCGCGCTCGCCCAGACGCCCAAACCCGCCGAACCAGCGAAAGGATTCAGGCCCGTGAAGCAGACTGCCGTGATCACCATGGAGAAGGGCGGCGAGATCGTCATCGAGTTCTATCCGGCGGATGCCCCCAAGACCGTCGAGAACTTCGTCAAGCTCACCAACAAGGGCTTCTACAACGGCCTGACGTTCCATCGCCGGGAAGAGGGCTTCGTGATCCAGGGCGGCGATCCCAAGGGCAATGGCATGGGTGGCCCCGGCTACACCATCCCCGCCGAGTTCAACAAGCAGAAGCACGTGCGCGGCGCGGTGGCGATGGCGCGGACGCAGGATCCTAACTCCGCGGGCAGCCAGTTCTACATCTGCCTGGCCACCGCGAACTTCCTCGACGGCCAGTACACCGTGTTCGGCATCGTCACCAAGGGCATGGACGTGGTGGACAAGGTCAAGGTGGGCGACAAGATGAAGACCGTGAAGATCGTCGAGGTCGCGCAGTAG
- a CDS encoding D-aminoacylase, with the protein MAWSVLVKGGTVVDGTGAPAVRADVALEGDRIVAIGPDLAGDAARTIDAKGLMVAPGFIDIHSHSDLVYHTCPSAESKVRQGVTTEVVGMCGFSPAPIAPGRVEMVRDWMGGIGEKPDATWHSFTEYLEHLRRLGLSVNVAQFVGHGALRLATAGADARPVTPDEQQQMERLLDEAMDAGAFGYSTGLVYAPSVFSNTEELISLAKRLAVRRGLYFSHIRGEAGTLETALEEAIRIGETAGVPVQVAHVKAAGRENWGKMDRALRMFDTARARGVDVTGDVYPYPAGSTKMDSLLPGWMQDGGIAKLLERLADPKARERAIKDCLVGGERWGSASGSTGFDEILIASCSKRELEGITLAELARRTGREPAHAMMDLVLSEHATVAMISFSQSEENVANATAYAHSMIGSDSLSLHAGPGPHRGMPHPRSYGTFPRVLGRFVRERRLFSWETAVQKMTGMPAAKLRLKNRGLLRPGFAADLALFDPATVQDEATFPAPHQHPTGLPYVIVNGWVVVDGPRFHAVPAGRVLTP; encoded by the coding sequence ATGGCCTGGTCGGTCCTCGTCAAGGGCGGCACGGTGGTGGACGGCACCGGCGCGCCGGCCGTCCGGGCCGACGTCGCCCTCGAGGGCGACCGCATCGTGGCCATCGGGCCTGATCTCGCCGGCGACGCCGCGCGCACCATCGACGCGAAGGGGTTGATGGTCGCGCCGGGCTTCATCGACATCCACTCCCACTCTGACCTCGTCTATCACACCTGCCCTTCGGCGGAGTCCAAGGTGCGGCAGGGCGTCACCACGGAGGTGGTGGGGATGTGCGGCTTCTCGCCCGCGCCCATCGCCCCCGGCCGCGTCGAGATGGTGCGCGACTGGATGGGCGGCATCGGCGAGAAGCCGGACGCGACCTGGCACAGCTTCACCGAGTATCTCGAGCATCTGAGAAGGTTGGGGCTTTCCGTGAACGTCGCCCAGTTCGTGGGTCACGGTGCCCTGCGTCTCGCCACCGCAGGCGCGGACGCGCGCCCGGTGACGCCGGACGAGCAGCAGCAGATGGAGCGTCTGCTCGACGAGGCCATGGACGCGGGCGCCTTCGGCTACTCCACCGGCCTCGTCTATGCGCCCAGCGTGTTCAGTAACACGGAAGAGCTGATCTCCCTCGCGAAAAGACTGGCGGTGAGGCGCGGGCTCTATTTCTCCCACATCCGAGGAGAAGCGGGCACGCTCGAGACCGCGCTGGAGGAAGCCATCCGCATCGGCGAGACCGCCGGCGTCCCCGTGCAGGTGGCCCACGTGAAGGCGGCGGGGCGCGAGAACTGGGGCAAGATGGACCGCGCCCTCCGCATGTTCGACACCGCCCGCGCCCGCGGCGTGGACGTCACCGGCGACGTGTATCCCTATCCCGCGGGCAGCACCAAGATGGACAGCCTCCTGCCCGGCTGGATGCAGGACGGCGGCATCGCCAAGCTGCTCGAGCGTCTCGCCGATCCCAAGGCCCGCGAGCGTGCCATCAAGGATTGCCTGGTGGGCGGCGAGCGCTGGGGCTCCGCGTCGGGCTCGACCGGCTTCGACGAGATTCTGATCGCCAGCTGCTCCAAGCGCGAGCTCGAGGGCATCACCCTCGCCGAGCTGGCGCGGCGCACCGGCCGCGAGCCCGCCCACGCCATGATGGACCTCGTGCTCTCCGAGCACGCCACCGTGGCCATGATCTCGTTCTCCCAGAGCGAGGAGAACGTGGCCAACGCCACGGCCTACGCCCACTCCATGATCGGCTCGGACTCGCTGTCGCTCCACGCCGGGCCGGGGCCCCATCGCGGCATGCCGCATCCCCGCAGCTACGGGACCTTCCCGCGCGTGCTGGGCCGCTTCGTGCGCGAGCGGCGGCTCTTCTCGTGGGAGACGGCGGTGCAGAAGATGACGGGCATGCCCGCGGCCAAGCTGCGTCTGAAGAACCGCGGGCTCCTGCGTCCCGGCTTCGCCGCCGATCTGGCGCTGTTCGACCCCGCCACCGTGCAAGACGAGGCCACGTTCCCCGCGCCGCATCAGCATCCCACCGGCCTGCCCTACGTCATCGTCAACGGCTGGGTGGTGGTGGACGGGCCGCGCTTCCATGCGGTGCCGGCGGGCCGGGTGCTGACACCCTGA
- a CDS encoding nitroreductase/quinone reductase family protein, whose product MTEPTYLYLTTKGRVTGRPREIEIWFTRYEGRYYLVAEHREKTQWVQNLRANSHVQVRVGEAHFPARARVVTEPGLVREIRARSEKKYGWGDGLVVELAPAGPAHEHHDIETTR is encoded by the coding sequence GTGACCGAGCCCACGTATCTCTACCTGACCACGAAGGGGCGCGTCACCGGGCGGCCGCGCGAGATCGAGATCTGGTTCACGCGGTACGAGGGGCGCTACTACCTCGTGGCCGAGCATCGCGAGAAGACGCAGTGGGTGCAGAATCTCCGCGCGAACTCGCACGTGCAGGTGCGGGTGGGGGAAGCGCATTTCCCCGCCCGCGCCCGGGTGGTCACGGAGCCCGGGCTCGTGCGGGAGATCCGCGCGCGCTCGGAGAAGAAGTACGGCTGGGGTGACGGCTTGGTCGTAGAGCTCGCGCCGGCTGGCCCCGCGCACGAGCATCACGACATAGAGACGACCCGATGA